A single genomic interval of Cucumis sativus cultivar 9930 chromosome 7, Cucumber_9930_V3, whole genome shotgun sequence harbors:
- the LOC101211649 gene encoding protein TPX2 translates to MATLDDSSSSDLSIMIDETYEFSAPRFFDFVNGESEEDKCQAELWFDTALTYAPSPCMPKIKTARSVKVENLCDFNQAEEMQKDLEQSGTNSVDIVDPTTSQTVILPSETNKELTPNEPREEKASTQNETTRTCEDERGTSSNGGIHSKDNEQKRSGLSKVQNEACTPLPTSSTYKGEQRTKGATSKKHETARKIASMVKNPSTLKARSHLQLSQTKNVKPNSVKRETNVKDTSGTSSLAQENQAIKRQKLDGGLSRQILNVKPHTLPHKSKVGTSNLCSSVAVKTNKEERKMYVREPAPFVSMAEMMRKFQSSTRDLSLPHDAGSFTQTKPKLTLTRPKVPEFETAQRVRSTKVKSSAELEEEMMAKMPKFKARPLNKKILEAPKVPAVPRSTPQPPEFQEFHLETMARANQHADSASVISTESSRQNNQWKPHLTEPKTPVLHTSLRARPPRAKSFLEIEQEALEKIPKFKARPLDKKIFESKGELGVFCNMKKHVTKPQEFHFATNERIPPAPTVVADLFDKLSISSETRSELPLPRNTRPNPFHLYTEERGAEKERKFFMGLWQKQIEEERAAIPRATPYPYTTDYPVIPPKPEPKHCTKPEPFQLESLVRHEEEMQREMDERRRIEEEETRMRMFKAQPVLKEDPIPLPEKSRKPLTQVQEFNLHVDNRAVDRAEFDQKIKEKEMMYKRYREESDAAKMVEEEKALKQLRRTLVHHARPVPKFDHPFHPQRSVKETTKAKSPNLRVLQRRKERENLIKVAMSSPATQLR, encoded by the exons ATGGCTACGCTTGACGATTCTTCTAGTAGTGATCTGTCGATTATGATTGATGAAACGTATGAATTCTCTGCGCCTCGCTTCTTTGATTTCGTCAATGGCGAGTCTGAGGAGGATAAGTGCCAAGCTGAACTCTGGTTCGACACCGCTCTCACCTATGCTCCTTCAC CTTGTATGCCCAAAATCAAGACTGCTAGATCGGTCAAGGTCGAGAACTTGTGCGATTTCAACCAAGCGGAAGAAATGCAGAAG GATTTAGAGCAATCTGGTACAAATTCTGTTGATATCGTTGATCCAACCACATCTCAAACTGTAATTCTGCCAAGTGAAACTAACAAAGAGCTAACTCCAAATGAGCCCAGAGAAGAAAAG gCATCTACCCAGAACGAAACTACTCGTACTTGTGAAGATGAAAG AGGAACTTCTTCAAACGGTGGAATCCATTCGAAAGATAATGAACAGAAGAGGAGTGGATTAtctaaagttcaaaatgaagCTTGTACTCCACTTCCAACTTCGAGTACTTACAAAGGTGAACAACGAACTAAAGGTGCCACTTCTAAGAAGCACGAGACAGCAAGAAAGATTGCCAGTATGGTGAAGAACCCATCAACTCTGAAAGCCAGAAGCCATTTGCAGTTATCACAAACCAAAAACGTTAAACCAAATAGTGTGAAGAG GGAAACTAATGTGAAAGACACAAGTGGAACTTCATCTTTAGCTCAAGAGAATCAGGCAATTAAGCGGCAAAAGTTAGATGGTGGTCTGTCTAGACAG ATTCTTAATGTCAAACCCCATACTTTGCCCCATAAGTCAAAAGTTGGCACCTCTAATTTGTGTTCTTCAGTTGCTGTCAAAActaacaaagaagaaagaaagatgtaTGTTCGGGAACCAGCACCATTCGTTTCAATGGCTGAAATGATGAGGAAATTTCAGTCAAGTACCAGGGATTTATCATTGCCTCAT GATGCTGGTAGTTTTACACAGACGAAGCCCAAATTGACTTTGACTAGGCCCAAGGTCCCTGAATTTGAAACAGCTCAAAGAGTTCGCTCTACCAAGGTGAAGAGTTCAGCTGAGCTAGAGGAGGAGATGATGGCCAAAATGCCCAAGTTTAAAGCTAGACCACTCAACAAAAAG ATTTTGGAAGCTCCCAAAGTACCTGCAGTACCGAGGAGCACACCCCAGCCTCCTGAATTTCAG GAATTTCACCTTGAAACAATGGCTAGAGCGAACCAACATGCAGATTCAGCTTCAGTAATCTCTACAGAATCGTCTCGTCAG AATAATCAATGGAAACCTCATCTTACCGAACCAAAGACCCCTGTTCTGCACACATCACTGAGGGCTCGTCCACCACGAGCTAAGAGTTTCCTTGAAATTGAACAAGAGGCGCTGGAGAAAATTCCCAAGTTTAAAGCAAGGCCATTAGATAAAAAG ATTTTTGAAAGTAAGGGGGAGTTGGGGGTGTTCTGTAACATGAAAAAACATGTAACAAAACCGCAAGAATTTCACTTTGCAACCAACGAGAGAATTCCTCCAGCACCTACTGTCGTTGCTGATCTGTTCGACAAG CTCTCAATAAGTTCTGAAACTCGCAGCGAGCTTCCGTTGCCAAGAAACACCAGGCCAAACCCCTTTCACCTTTACACAGAG GAAAGAGGAgcagagaaagaaagaaaattcttcATGGGACTTTGGCAGAAGCAAATAGAAGAGGAAAGAGCCGCCATTCCGAGGGCGACCCCATATCCTTATACCACCGATTATCCTGTG ATTCCACCAAAACCAGAGCCCAAGCACTGCACAAAACCTGAACCTTTCCAACTGGAAAGCTTGGTGAGGCATGAGGAAGAAATGCAAAGAGAAATGGATGAAAGACGGAGaatagaggaagaagagaCCAGAATGAGAATGTTCAAGGCTCAGCCGGTTCTGAAAGA GGACCCAATTCCACTACCAGAGAAATCTCGGAAGCCCCTCACACAAGTTCAGGAGTTTAATCTTCATGTTGATAATCGCGCTGTGGATAGAGCAGAGTTCGATCAGAAG ATTaaggagaaagagatgatGTACAAAAGATACAGAGAAGAGAGTGACGCAGCAAAAATG gTGGAGGAAGAGAAAGCATTGAAACAACTGAGAAGAACATTGGTTCATCATGCTAGACCGGTCCCCAAATTCGACCATCCATTTCACCCCCAAAG GTCTGTGAAGGAAACTACAAAGGCAAAGTCGCCAAATTTACGTGTCCttcaaagaagaaaggagagggaaaatttgattaaagttGCAATGTCCAGCCCTGCAACTCAGTTGAGGTGA
- the LOC116404977 gene encoding uncharacterized protein LOC116404977, protein MDINNAFLNGDLFEEVHMTLPLGYQTSQVPDKGEKLACKLNKSIYGLKQASRQWFLKFAAAISSHGFIQSKADYSLFTKGNGSTFVALLVYVDDILLTGPSPSNINSVKDSLKAHFKLKDLGQARYFLGLELSRSERGLMLSQRKYCLQILEDTGFLDSKPVVAPMDPNLKLCKSEGEQLIEEDATCYRRLIGRLIYLQISRPDICFSVHRLSQFLHKPTKHHLDAAHHLLKYLKGSSGQGVLIKPIDSFHLKAFVVADWGSCLDTRRSVTGFCIFLGDSIISWKSKKQPTVSRSSAEAEYRALASVTSELVWITQLLTDFKVKTLMPTTVFCDNQAAIAIDSNPTFHERTKHIEIDCHFVRDKIVEGFLKVLPINTSLQLADMFTKALPSSTLNRYISKLGMKDIHRPT, encoded by the exons ATGGACATAAATAATGCCTTCCTCAATGGAGACTTATTTGAAGAAGTGCACATGACCCTACCATTGGGTTATCAAACCTCTCAAGTACCAGACAAAGGAGAGAAATTGGCTTGTAAACTAAATAAGTCCATTTACGGTCTTAAACAAGCATCAAGGCAATGGTTCCTAAAATTTGCAGCAGCAATATCCTCACATGGTTTCATCCAATCCAAGGCTGATTACTCCTTATTTACTAAGGGGAATGGAAGCACCTTTGTAGCATTATTagtatatgttgatgacataTTACTAACAGGACCATCTCCTTCGAATATCAACTCAGTCAAAGATTCTTTGAAGGCACACTTCAAATTAAAGGACCTAGGACAAGCAAGATACTTCTTGGGTCTAGAATTATCAAGATCTGAACGAGGACTTATGCTCTcccaaagaaaatattgtctTCAAATCCTAGAAGATACTG GTTTTCTTGATTCTAAACCAGTTGTAGCACCTATGGATCCTAATCTGAAGCTATGTAAATCTGAAGGAGAACAACTAATTGAGGAAGACGCCACTTGCTATAGAAGATTAATTGGCAGACTGATATACTTACAAATATCCAGACCTGATATTTGCTTCTCTGTTCACCGCTTAAGCCAATTTCTGCACAAACCTACTAAACATCACCTAGATGCTGCTCATCACCTATTGAAGTACCTCAAAGGTTCCTCAGGACAAGGTGTTTTAATAAAACCTATTGATTCGTTTCACTTAAAAGCCTTCGTTGTTGCTGATTGGGGATCGTGCCTTGACACTAGAAGATCGGTCACAGGGTTCTGTATCTTCCTAGGGGATTCCATCATCTCCTGGAAATCTAAGAAACAACCAACCGTCTCAAGGTCCTCTGCAGAAGCTGAATATAGAGCCTTAGCATCAGTCACCAGTGAGCTAGTATGGATCACACAACTCCTTACTGATTTTAAAGTAAAGACCTTGATGCCAACCACTGTTTTCTGTGATAATCAAGCAGCCATTGCTATTGATTCGAATCCGACATTTCATGAACGGACAAAACACATAGAAAttgattgtcattttgttCGAGACAAAATAGTTGAAGGATTTCTAAAGGTTTTACCTATCAACACTAGCCTACAACTAGCTGATATGTTCACTAAAGCACTACCTTCATCTACCTTAAACAGATATATATCCAAGTTGGGAATGAAAGACATTCATCGTCCAACTTGA
- the LOC101211883 gene encoding mitotic checkpoint serine/threonine-protein kinase BUB1 — MAIFFADSQISTTTASPQDPLLPWLWSIKAALENSTSGNVSGSELAKLLSDCIGNFRGNVKYKNDVRFLKIWFLSIGMREDFETGFKELLEQEICISNSLLYIWLAAFLESKGRLNDANIVYELGLMRNAEPLEWLKKAKRLFIDRISELVNTHSMQVNDVSESTKFAESYINPWSSSIMSDLLNKISPKIMKYDGYHSSTKAYSKKMNLKSLRNSSRNKTIEIGGKKYEIKGCAGTGGFAQVYKSYLDSNPDDVVALKIQTPPFPWEFYMYRQLDLRVAAKERSSFGCAHAMYLYSDYSILICDYLAHGTLQDAINSYVVLGKTMEEVLCIYYTIEMLYMLETLHSIDIIHGDFKPDNLLIRYAGESVTEDGFQERHGPWQDQGLCLVDWGRGIDLQLFPENVEFKGDCRTSGFRCPEMLENRPWKYQVDIYGLCVVVHTMLHGSYMEVEKKASSDGDFVYLPKSSFKRYWNIELWKNLFTKLLNITPGHYNKELLQSLRKSFQDYMCSNPQLIRKLKELLVKQRASLCTS, encoded by the exons ATGGCGATTTTCTTTGCCGATTCTCAAATCTCCACCACCACAGCATCCCCTCAAGACCCTTTGTTGCCTTGGCTCTG GTCCATCAAGGCTGCTCTTGAAAATTCAACTTCAGGCAATGTTTCTGGGTCAGAACTCGCCAAGCTTCTTTCCGATTGCATTGGAAATTTCCGCGGCAATGTCAAGTACAAAAACGATGTTCGATTTCTCAAGATTTGGTTTCTCTCT ATTGGTATGAGGGAGGATTTTGAAACTGGGTTCAAGGAATTGTTGGAGCAGGAGATATGCATTAGCAATTCTTTACTTTATATTTGGTTGGCGGCGTTTCTCGAATCCAAGGGAAGGTTGAACGACGCTAACATAGTTTATGAGCTTGGGTTGATGAG GAACGCCGAGCCCCTTGAGTGGCTGAAAAAGGCAAAAAGATTGTTTATTGATAGGATATCTGAGTTGGTCAATACTCATTCAATGCAAGTG AATGATGTCAGTGAATCCACCAAATTTGCAGAAAGTTACATCAACCCTTGGTCTTCCTCCATTATGAGCGATTTATTAAACAAGATTAGTCCAAAGATTATGAAGTATGAT GGTTACCATTCAAGTACCAAAGCCTACTCTAAAAAGATGAATCTAAAGTCATTGCGCAATTCATCAAGAAATAAGACTATTGAGATTG GTGGAAAGAAGTATGAGATTAAAGGCTGTGCCGGTACCGGCGGTTTTGCTCAAGTATATAAATCATATCTTGACAGCAACCCAGATGATGTAGTAGCACTGAAG ATACAAACACCTCCTTTTCCTTGGGAGTTCTACATGTATCGTCAACTCGATCTACGTGTCGCTGCTAAGGAA AGGTCAAGTTTTGGTTGTGCTCATGCCATGTATCTCTATTCTGACTACAGCATACTTATATGTGATTACTTGGCTCATGGAACATTGCAG GATGCCATAAATTCGTATGTAGTCCTTGGAAAGACAATGGAAGAAGTTTTATGCATCTATTACACCATAGAGATGCTCTACATGTTAGAAACTTTACACAGCATTGACATTATCCATGGGGATTTTAAACCGGACAATCTGCTTATTCGTTATGCGgg TGAAAGCGTAACAGAAGATGGTTTTCAGGAACGTCATGGTCCTTGGCAAGATCAG GGGCTTTGCCTTGTTGATTGGGGAAGAGGTATAGATTTGCAACTCTTTCCTGAAAATGTAGAATTTAAAGGAGATTGCCGAACTTCCGGCTTTCGTTGTCCAGAAATGCTAGAGAATAGACCTTGGAAATATCAG GTAGACATCTATGGCTTATGTGTAGTCGTCCACACGATGCTTCACGGTTCTTACATGGAAGTTGAGAAAAAGGCATCATCTGATGGTGACTTTGTTTATTTACCCAAATCATCCTTTAAGCG GTATTGGAACATTGAATTATGGAAGAATCTGTTCACGAAGTTGCTTAATATCACACCAGGTCATTACAACAAAGAGTTGTTGCAGAGTTTAAGGAAATCTTTCCAGGATTACATGTGCTCCAATCCTCAACTTATAAGGAAGTTAAAGGAGTTACTTGTAAAACAAAGAGCTTCCTTGTGTACTTCTTAA
- the LOC101212128 gene encoding ADP,ATP carrier protein 1, mitochondrial produces MEDSSHQSSVFQKICGHSYLTSRLSPNLHSTRLTGVFANGVLENPLKTAYHGTGLAGVSPTSPFLVQAPSEKGAAGFAVDFLMGGVSAAVSKTAAAPIERVKLLIQNQDEMLKTGRLSEPYKGITDCFARTIKDEGVIALWRGNTANVIRYFPTQALNFAFKDYFKRLFNFKKDRDGYWKWFAGNLASGGAAGASSLLFVYSLDYARTRLANDAKAAKKGGERQFNGLVDVYKKTLKSDGIAGLYRGFNISCVGIIVYRGLYFGMYDSMKPVVLVGDLQDSFLASFLLGWCITIGAGLASYPIDTVRRRMMMTSGEAVKYNSSLDAFKQIVKNEGTKSLFKGAGANILRAVAGAGVLAGYDKLQLLVLGKKYGSGGGG; encoded by the exons ATGGAAGATTCCTCACACCAATCATCGGTGTTTCAGAAGATATGTGGCCATTCTTACCTCACTTCTAGACTTTCCCCTAACCTTCACTCCACACGGTTGACCGGTGTATTTGCTAATGGGGTTTTGGAGAATCCCTTGAAGACAGCTTATCATGGGACTGGCTTGGCTGGAGTTTCACCCACTTCTCCTTTTCTTGTACAAGCTCCTTCTGAGAAAGGTGCAGCTGGATTTGCTGTGGATTTTCTTATGGGAGGAGTATCTGCTGCTGTTTCTAAAACAGCTGCTGCTCCAATTGAGCGTGTCAAATTGCTGATCCAAAATCAGGACGAGATGCTCAAAACTGGTAGGCTATCTGAGCCATACAAAGGAATCACCGACTGCTTTGCCCGAACAATTAAAGATGAAGGAGTCATAGCTCTATGGAGGGGAAACACTGCAAATGTTATCAGATACTTCCCCACACAA GCTTTGAATTTTGCCTTCAAGGATTACTTCAAGAGGCTGTTCAACTTCAAGAAAGACAGAGATGGTTACTGGAAATGGTTTGCTGGGAATTTGGCCTCTGGTGGTGCTGCTGGTGCTTcatctcttttatttgtttattcccTCGATTATGCTAGAACTCGTCTGGCCAATGATGCCAAGGCTGCAAAAAAGGGTGGTGAGAGGCAGTTTAATGGTCTTGTTGACGTCTACAAGAAAACCCTTAAATCTGATGGCATTGCTGGGCTGTATCGTGGATTTAACATCTCTTGTGTTGGAATTATTGTGTACCGTGGTCTTTACTTTGGAATGTATGATTCAATGAAGCCCGTGGTTTTGGTTGGCGATTTGCAG GATAGTTTCCTTGCTAGTTTCTTGCTTGGTTGGTGTATCACGATAGGAGCTGGTTTGGCTTCTTACCCAATCGATACTGTCCGCAGAAGAATGATGATGACCTCAGGCGAAGCAGTCAAATATAATAGCTCATTGGATGCATTCAAACAGATCGTTAAGAATGAGGGAACCAAATCTCTCTTCAAGGGTGCTGGGGCAAACATTCTGCGTGCTGTTGCCGGTGCTGGTGTGTTGGCTGGGTATGACAAACTTCAGCTCCTCGTTCTTGGCAAGAAATATGGTTCCGGTGGTGGTGGTTAA
- the LOC101218757 gene encoding leucine-rich repeat extensin-like protein 4: MAPFSFSFLFLLLLQSSFLFKSLTAKHHDDHHHHRVRSPNSNPRLHQAFLALQAWKRVIYSDPKNHTTNWVGPSVCNYFGVYCAPSLDDPKIQVVAGIDLNHGDIAGFLPYELGLLADLALLHLNSNRFCGILPQSLANLSLLFELDLSNNRFVGPFPSVVLHLPKLKYLDLRFNEFEGSIPSELFNKTLDAIFINSNRFTNIIPRNIGGKSASVIVFANNNLKGCLPPTIASFANSLEELLLINTSLSGCLPQEIGFLYKLKVLDVSFNKLMGPLPYSLTGLAQLEQLNLAHNMFSGNLYEGICSLPSLENVTVAYNYFCEEVGICRNLTAKGIAFDDRRNCLPEKAFQRSKKECSAVVEHPVDCFEHPCGGGGGGYGSSIAAVPGPAPTPYSVVAPSQL, encoded by the coding sequence ATGGCTCCATTTTCATTCTCATTCTTGTTCTTATTACTCCTTCAGTCATCTTTTCTGTTCAAAAGTCTAACCGCCAAACACCACGAcgaccaccaccaccaccgtGTCCGGTCACCAAACTCGAACCCAAGACTTCATCAAGCATTCCTTGCTCTGCAAGCATGGAAAAGAGTCATTTACTCAGACCCAAAAAACCACACCACCAATTGGGTGGGGCCATCAGTTTGCAATTACTTTGGAGTGTACTGTGCTCCATCACTTGATGACCCAAAAATCCAAGTCGTCGCCGGAATTGACTTAAACCACGGCGACATCGCCGGATTCCTCCCCTACGAATTGGGCCTTTTAGCAGACCTTGCTCTGCTTCATCTCAATAGTAACAGATTCTGTGGCATTTTGCCACAATCTTTAGCCAATTTATCTCTTCTCTTTGAATTGGATTTAAGCAACAACAGATTCGTTGGCCCTTTTCCTTCTGTTGTTcttcaccttccaaaattaaaatatcttgaTCTTCGATTCAACGAATTTGAAGGTTCAATTCCCTCTGAACTCTTCAACAAAACCCTTGACGCCATTTTTATAAACAGCAATCGTTTCACCAACATTATCCCGCGAAACATCGGTGGAAAATCAGCTTCTGTAATTGTTTTTGCTAACAACAATTTAAAGGGTTGTCTTCCACCAACCATTGCAAGTTTTGCAAACAGTTTAGAAGAGCTTTTGTTGATCAACACTAGTTTATCAGGCTGTTTGCCACAAGAAATTGGGTTTTTGTATAAATTGAAGGTATTGGATGTGAGTTTCAACAAACTAATGGGTCCTTTACCCTACAGTTTAACTGGGTTAGCTCAATTAGAGCAATTGAATTTAGCCCATAATATGTTTAGTGGGAATTTATACGAAGGGATCTGTAGCCTTCCGAGTTTGGAGAATGTGACAGTTGCTTACAATTACTTCTGTGAAGAAGTAGGGATTTGCCGGAATTTGACGGCGAAAGGGATTGCTTTTGATGATCGGCGGAATTGTTTGCCGGAGAAGGCGTTTCAGAGGAGTAAAAAGGAATGTAGTGCGGTGGTTGAGCATCCTGTGGATTGTTTTGAGCATCCGTGCGGAGGGGGCGGAGGAGGTTATGGTTCTAGTATTGCGGCGGTTCCGGGGCCGGCTCCGACGCCTTATTCCGTTGTTGCCCCTTCGCAGTTGTGA
- the LOC101212370 gene encoding O-acyltransferase WSD1: MEEEDEFLEPMSPTAQCLNTSSLSISVIAVLEFEIPIDEAKIICYAKDFIPLNSLFSSITVNDINGERKWKKVEVKVEEQIVVATPPSDLSIELNDAFFNEYITKLSVQELDQNKPLWEIHILNCPTSTAAANLILKFHHSLGDGYSVMGLLLSTMKRADNPSLPLTFPFNGKMINSKKLGQISSGVSHFLLSSINSVLDFGLSLIKSSVLEDELTPIRSGGDGVEFKPTEIWTITFSLHQIKQIKSKLRVTVNDVVAGMLFLGIRLYMEETHPDSTKSNSTALVLLNTRMFGTYKCMEDMLNPNSNTPWGNRFGFLHIDIPKLTDFNLSNPLQFVQAAQKLIKRKRDSSAVFLVDKLMEIIHKFRGSEVASKYVYKTIKNSSLSITNLIGPKEKMTLTGHPVKGMYFTVVGIPQSLKISVISYMENLRIAFGGEKEFIDQEKLTSCMKKAFDHIHKASIDVSI, from the exons ATGGAAGAAGAGGATGAGTTTCTAGAGCCGATGAGCCCTACTGCTCAATGCTTGAATACATCTTCATTGTCTATTTCTGTTATTGCtgttttggaatttgaaattCCCATTGATGAAGCCAAAATTATATGTTATGCTAAGGATTTTATTCCTCTTAACTCCTTGTTTAGTTCTATTACG GTAAATGATATAAATGGAGAgaggaaatggaagaaagttGAAGTGAAAGTTGAAGAGCAAATTGTTGTAGCTACTCCACCTTCAGATTTGTCAATTGAGCTCAACGATGCATTTTTCAATGAATATATAACCAAATTGAGTGTACAAGAGTTGGACCAAAACAAACCATTGTGGGAAATTCATATACTAAATTGTCCAACAAGTACTGCAGCTGCTAATTTAATTCTCAAGTTTCATCATTCACTTGGAGATGGGTATTCTGTGATGGGTCTTCTTCTTTCCACCATGAAAAGAGCAGATAATCCTTCTCTTCCTttaacttttccttttaatggGAAAATGATTAATTCAAAGAAATTAGGTCAAATTTCAAGTGGCgtttctcattttttgttgTCATCTATAAATAGTGTGTTGGATTTTGGATTGAGCTTAATTAAAAGCAGTGTTCTTGAAGATGAGTTGACACCTATAAGATCAGGTGGTGATGGCGTGGAGTTTAAGCCAACTGAAATATGGACAATCACTTTCTCTCTTCATCAGATCAAACAAATCAAGTCCAAACTTAGAGTG ACAGTCAACGATGTGGTTGCAGGAATGTTATTTTTAGGAATTCGATTATACATGGAAGAGACTCATCCTGACTCGACCAAATCCAACTCAACAGCATTGGTTTTACTCAACACGAGGATGTTTGGAACTTACAAGTGCATGGAAGATATGTTGAATCCCAATTCAAATACCCCATGGGGGAATCGGTTTGGGTTCTTGCATATTGACATTCCCAAACTCACTgattttaatctttcaaatcCACTCCAATTCGTCCAAGCCGCACAAAAATTGATCAAGAGGAAGAGAGATTCTTCTGCTGTTTTCCTCGTCGACAAGCTAATGGAGATTATACACAAATTCAGGGGCTCAGAG GTAGCTTCCAAATATGTGTACAAGACGATAAAAAACTCAAGCTTAagcataacaaatttgatcgGACCAAAGGAGAAAATGACTTTGACTGGTCACCCGGTAAAAGGAATGTACTTTACCGTCGTGGGTATACCTCAG AGTTTGAAGATATCGGTTATAAGCTACATGGAAAATTTGAGGATTGCTTTTGGTGGTGAGAAAGAATTTATAGATCAAGAGAAGCTCACATCTTGTATGAAAAAGGCTTTTGACCATATACATAAGGCTTCCATAGATGTTTCCATTTAg
- the LOC101212852 gene encoding uncharacterized protein LOC101212852, which yields MVWSLGQLQYVQSHSLFIKSNKSNPNLEWMFGNYKSVEDMLKPNSNAPWGNRLALLLIDIPKLTDYELSNPIQFIKAAQKLIKRKRYSYATFLLDKLMEMVHKLKGPEVAAKYMYKMVRNSSLSISNMIGPKEKMALLGHPAKGVYFILFGIPQSLIITMVSYMENLRIAFGSEKEFIDQEKLTSCMKTAFEHMYKAASVDVSI from the exons ATGGTGTGGAGTTTAGGCCAGTTGCAATATGTACAATCTCATTCTCTCttcatcaaatcaaacaaatcaaatccaAACTTAGAGTg GATGTTTGGAAATTACAAGTCTGTAGAAGATATGCTAAAACCCAACTCAAATGCCCCATGGGGGAATCGCCTTGCCCTACTGCTTATTGACATTCCAAAACTCACTGATTATGAGCTTTCAAACCCAATCCAATTCATCAAAGCCGCACAAAAGTTGATCAAGAGGAAGAGATATTCTTATGCTACTTTCCTCCTTGACAAGCTCATGGAGATGGTGCATAAACTTAAAGGCCCAGAG GTAGCAGCCAAATACATGTACAAGATGGTTAGAAATTCAAGCTTAAGCATATCAAATATGATCGGACCAAAGGAGAAAATGGCTCTGCTTGGCCACCCGGCAAAAGGAGTCTACTTCATCCTTTTTGGTATACCTCAG AGTTTGATAATAACAATGGTAAGCTACATGGAAAATTTGAGGATTGCCTTTGGGAGTGAGAAAGAATTTATAGATCAAGAGAAACTCACATCTTGTATGAAAACAGCTTTCGAGCATATGTATAAGGCAGCTTCCGTTGATGtttccatttaa